A region of Roseobacter litoralis Och 149 DNA encodes the following proteins:
- a CDS encoding glutathione S-transferase has translation MKLYHSPASPFVRKVTVLLHELGQTDAVTLKTVTTTALASDEALKTANPLARLPALERDDGITLYDSRVITAYLNHLFNGAFYPQNSSRWETLTLEATGDGIMDSGVSMVYELRLRDAERVSQAWIDAQWAKIERTLFALNTRWISHLSGPLTMGHISVACALSYLDFRHDARNWREGNEALAKWHAGFDSRPSMRATHPPAA, from the coding sequence ATGAAACTCTACCATTCGCCAGCGTCACCTTTCGTGCGCAAAGTCACCGTTTTGCTGCATGAGCTTGGTCAGACCGATGCTGTGACGCTGAAAACGGTCACGACGACAGCGCTTGCGTCGGATGAGGCGCTCAAGACGGCCAATCCGCTGGCGCGTTTGCCTGCCCTTGAACGCGACGACGGCATTACCCTCTATGACAGCCGCGTGATAACGGCCTATCTCAATCATTTGTTCAACGGCGCATTTTATCCGCAGAACTCGTCGCGCTGGGAAACACTGACCTTGGAAGCGACAGGGGACGGTATCATGGATTCAGGTGTATCCATGGTTTACGAATTGCGCCTGCGGGATGCCGAACGGGTCTCGCAAGCGTGGATCGACGCGCAGTGGGCAAAAATCGAGCGCACGCTTTTTGCCCTGAACACACGTTGGATCAGCCATTTGTCAGGCCCTTTGACGATGGGGCATATTTCGGTGGCTTGTGCCTTGTCCTACCTCGATTTCCGACATGATGCGCGCAACTGGCGAGAGGGAAACGAAGCGTTGGCGAAATGGCACGCGGGTTTTGATTCGCGCCCCTCAATGCGTGCGACTCACCCGCCAGCGGCATGA
- a CDS encoding FMN-binding negative transcriptional regulator translates to MHPNPAFHTRQEIENLAFARERGFGVLAVNGENGPLLSHIPFLVDDDGKTVWLHLVRSNPIVRALTENRAARIAVSGPDSYISPDWYGVIDQVPTWNYVAVHLTGELELRPQDELHGILDRQSAHFEDRLVPKQPWTTDKMSDGVMTRMMRAIVPCRMVLTSVEGTWKLNQNKAPEVRQSAADHVDAYGQGTELKLLSALMRAVDGQS, encoded by the coding sequence ATGCACCCGAACCCGGCTTTTCACACGCGACAAGAGATCGAAAACCTTGCCTTCGCGCGTGAACGAGGCTTCGGCGTGCTTGCGGTGAATGGTGAAAATGGCCCGCTTTTGTCTCATATCCCGTTTCTGGTGGATGACGACGGCAAAACGGTCTGGCTGCATCTTGTACGCTCCAACCCGATTGTGCGCGCGCTGACAGAAAACCGCGCGGCCAGAATCGCGGTGTCTGGCCCTGACAGTTACATTTCGCCCGATTGGTATGGTGTGATCGATCAGGTGCCCACATGGAATTACGTGGCTGTGCATCTCACCGGAGAGCTTGAGTTGCGCCCGCAGGACGAGTTGCACGGCATTCTGGATCGGCAATCGGCGCATTTCGAGGATCGACTTGTCCCCAAACAACCATGGACGACAGATAAGATGTCGGATGGCGTGATGACACGCATGATGCGCGCGATTGTGCCCTGCCGGATGGTTCTGACGTCGGTTGAGGGGACTTGGAAACTTAATCAGAACAAAGCGCCCGAAGTACGACAGAGTGCTGCGGATCATGTTGACGCCTATGGTCAGGGCACCGAGTTGAAACTGTTGTCGGCACTGATGCGCGCGGTGGATGGACAGAGCTAG
- a CDS encoding 6,7-dimethyl-8-ribityllumazine synthase, with protein sequence MTMTHTRFAFVKAQWHADIVDRALDGFTEIIPAAQVDVFDVPGAFEMPLMARDLAGTGRYDAVVCAAFVVDGGIYRHDFVAQTVVDGLMRAGLDTGVPVLSVSLTPHHYQETDHHNEIYRSHFATKGREAAQAALGILKTRQSLSARSAA encoded by the coding sequence ATCACTATGACACACACCCGCTTCGCCTTTGTCAAAGCACAATGGCATGCCGATATTGTCGACCGGGCCTTGGATGGCTTTACCGAGATAATTCCCGCGGCACAGGTCGATGTTTTCGACGTGCCCGGCGCTTTTGAAATGCCCTTGATGGCGCGTGATCTTGCAGGCACCGGGCGATATGATGCCGTGGTCTGCGCCGCATTTGTCGTGGATGGGGGTATATATAGACATGATTTCGTGGCCCAGACGGTCGTGGATGGTCTGATGCGCGCGGGGCTGGACACAGGTGTGCCGGTGTTATCCGTATCCCTGACACCGCATCATTATCAGGAAACCGATCATCACAACGAAATCTACCGCAGTCATTTCGCCACCAAGGGGCGCGAAGCGGCGCAGGCGGCCTTGGGTATCCTCAAAACCCGCCAGTCGCTCAGCGCGCGCAGCGCCGCATGA
- a CDS encoding cytochrome c1 gives MFRRLILSAVATFGFATASLAAGAYDTHIEDFDFSFEGPFGTFDQNQLQRGLQVYTEVCAACHGLKFVAIRSLSEEGGPAMPEDQVRAYAENFEVYDEEIEDFRPAKPADHFPESGLENAPDLSLMAKARAGFHGPYGLGINQFFKGIGGPEYIASLLTGYTGEEKEEAGIVLYENTAFPGGWISMAPPLDDELVEFADGHANDLHHLSEDVSAFLMWTAEPKMMARKQAGFVGVLFLTILSVLLYLTNKRIWAPVKGKKSA, from the coding sequence ATGTTCAGAAGACTTATACTGAGTGCTGTGGCGACCTTTGGGTTTGCCACGGCGAGTCTGGCGGCTGGCGCCTATGACACGCATATCGAAGACTTCGACTTTTCGTTCGAAGGGCCTTTCGGAACTTTCGATCAAAACCAGCTGCAGCGGGGCCTTCAGGTTTATACCGAAGTCTGTGCCGCATGCCATGGATTGAAGTTCGTTGCGATCCGCTCGCTGTCCGAAGAGGGTGGCCCAGCGATGCCGGAAGATCAGGTCCGGGCCTATGCTGAGAACTTCGAAGTCTACGACGAAGAAATCGAAGATTTCCGTCCTGCTAAGCCGGCAGATCACTTTCCGGAATCCGGTTTGGAGAATGCGCCTGACTTGAGCCTGATGGCCAAAGCGCGTGCGGGTTTCCACGGGCCTTATGGCTTGGGGATCAACCAGTTCTTCAAGGGTATTGGTGGTCCTGAGTACATCGCGTCGCTCCTGACAGGCTATACAGGCGAAGAGAAAGAAGAAGCAGGCATCGTATTGTATGAGAACACGGCCTTCCCCGGCGGCTGGATCTCAATGGCGCCGCCACTGGATGACGAGCTTGTCGAATTTGCGGACGGCCATGCAAATGACCTGCATCATCTTTCAGAAGACGTCTCCGCGTTTCTGATGTGGACCGCTGAACCTAAAATGATGGCACGCAAACAGGCCGGTTTTGTCGGCGTGCTTTTCCTGACGATCCTGTCAGTACTGTTGTACCTGACAAACAAACGGATCTGGGCGCCTGTTAAAGGCAAGAAGTCAGCCTGA
- the petA gene encoding ubiquinol-cytochrome c reductase iron-sulfur subunit, translating into MSHAEDHEGTRRDFLYYATAGAGAVTAGAAIWPLVNQMNPTADVLALSSIRVDVSGIEPGTQLTVKWLGKPVFVRRRTQEEIDAARAVDLADLPDQLAENANIAPDADASDENRSLDESGEWLVMMGVCTHFGCVPLGDAGDYDGWFCPCHGSHYDTSGRIRKGPAPTNLPVPTAVFVDDTTIQLG; encoded by the coding sequence GTGTCGCATGCAGAAGACCACGAAGGCACCCGGCGGGATTTCCTTTACTACGCCACGGCAGGTGCCGGTGCAGTAACCGCAGGGGCCGCAATTTGGCCTTTGGTCAATCAAATGAACCCGACAGCCGACGTTTTGGCCTTGTCATCCATCCGGGTTGACGTGAGCGGGATCGAGCCCGGCACGCAGTTGACCGTGAAATGGTTGGGCAAGCCCGTATTCGTCCGTCGCCGGACCCAAGAGGAAATCGACGCCGCGCGCGCCGTTGATCTTGCCGATTTGCCGGACCAATTGGCTGAAAACGCAAACATCGCCCCTGATGCGGATGCATCCGATGAGAACCGTTCACTGGATGAAAGCGGTGAGTGGCTGGTGATGATGGGCGTATGCACGCACTTCGGCTGCGTACCGCTCGGCGATGCGGGTGATTATGACGGGTGGTTCTGCCCCTGCCATGGTTCACACTACGACACCTCCGGCCGCATTCGCAAAGGTCCAGCACCAACAAACCTGCCGGTACCAACAGCAGTATTCGTGGATGATACCACGATCCAACTCGGGTAA
- a CDS encoding cytochrome b codes for MGGIPHDHYEPKAAWEKSLAKRLPIVGLMYDTLMIPTPKNLNWMWIWGIVLTFVLVLQIVTGIVLAMHYTPHVDHAFASVEHIMRNVNGGYMLRYMHQNGASLFFVAVYAHILRGLYYGSYKAPREITWIIGMLIYVLMMGTAFMGYVLPWGQMSFWGATVITGLFGAVPFVGEALQTWLLGGPAVDNATLNRFFSLHYLLPFVILGLVVVHIWAFHTTGNNNPTGVEVRRTSKEEAEKDTLPFWPYFVMKDLFALAVILAVYFAIVGFMPNYLGHPDNYIEANALATPAHIVPEWYFLPFYAILRAFDDTVWAVQLASFITGGIVDAKFFGVLAMFGAIVVMALAPWLDTSSVRSARYRPMLKWWFWVFVVNFFVLMWVGAMPAEGIYPVIALIGSAYWFAYFLIILPLLGVIEKPLARPETIEADVAAQKAAANGGSQPLATPAE; via the coding sequence ATGGGTGGAATTCCTCACGATCACTACGAGCCAAAGGCAGCCTGGGAGAAAAGTCTCGCCAAGCGACTGCCGATTGTTGGCTTGATGTACGACACACTTATGATCCCGACACCGAAGAACCTGAACTGGATGTGGATTTGGGGTATCGTCCTCACATTCGTACTGGTTTTGCAGATCGTCACGGGCATCGTCCTCGCAATGCACTACACGCCGCATGTGGACCACGCCTTCGCATCGGTTGAGCACATCATGCGCAACGTGAATGGCGGCTATATGCTGCGATACATGCACCAAAACGGCGCGTCGCTCTTCTTTGTGGCGGTCTATGCGCACATCCTGCGCGGGCTTTACTACGGCTCTTACAAGGCACCACGCGAGATTACATGGATCATCGGCATGCTGATTTACGTGCTTATGATGGGCACGGCCTTTATGGGCTACGTTCTGCCATGGGGTCAGATGTCCTTCTGGGGTGCGACCGTTATCACCGGCCTGTTCGGCGCGGTTCCTTTCGTTGGTGAAGCGCTGCAAACTTGGCTGCTGGGTGGACCAGCGGTGGACAATGCAACCTTGAACCGCTTCTTCTCTCTGCACTATCTGCTGCCCTTCGTTATTCTGGGGCTGGTTGTGGTGCACATTTGGGCCTTCCACACCACGGGCAACAACAACCCGACAGGCGTGGAAGTGCGTCGGACGTCCAAGGAAGAAGCAGAAAAAGACACGCTGCCATTCTGGCCCTACTTCGTCATGAAGGACCTCTTTGCGCTGGCGGTTATCCTTGCGGTGTACTTCGCAATCGTAGGCTTTATGCCAAACTACCTTGGCCACCCGGACAACTACATTGAAGCCAACGCGCTTGCGACGCCTGCACACATCGTGCCCGAATGGTACTTCCTGCCGTTCTACGCCATTTTGCGTGCGTTCGATGATACTGTCTGGGCAGTGCAACTGGCATCCTTCATCACCGGTGGTATCGTCGATGCCAAGTTCTTCGGTGTGCTTGCGATGTTCGGTGCGATCGTCGTGATGGCGCTGGCCCCTTGGCTGGACACATCATCTGTTCGCTCCGCACGCTACCGTCCCATGCTGAAGTGGTGGTTCTGGGTGTTCGTCGTGAACTTCTTTGTGCTGATGTGGGTTGGCGCAATGCCTGCCGAAGGTATCTACCCGGTCATTGCCTTGATTGGGTCCGCCTACTGGTTCGCGTATTTCCTGATCATCCTGCCGTTGCTGGGTGTGATCGAAAAGCCGCTGGCACGGCCAGAAACCATCGAAGCCGACGTCGCCGCCCAAAAAGCTGCCGCAAATGGTGGATCGCAACCGCTGGCAACACCGGCCGAGTAA